In one Komagataeibacter sp. FNDCR2 genomic region, the following are encoded:
- the def gene encoding peptide deformylase, whose product MIDHDVIAQATPMPILVAPQAVLRQKTRLVRPEDMSELRTTIPRMFSAMYQAPGIGLAAPQVGLSLRFAIVDVSDRDEGRNPIVLINPEVIAETDGMAAREEGCLSLPNQYAEVIRPEAVRVRYQDMEGKRQELEADGLLATCLQHEIDHLEGILFVDHLSTLKRNMIMRRLAKEQRQKH is encoded by the coding sequence ATGATTGATCATGATGTCATCGCTCAGGCGACCCCCATGCCGATCCTGGTCGCGCCCCAGGCGGTCCTGCGCCAGAAAACCCGCCTTGTCCGCCCGGAGGACATGAGCGAGCTGCGCACCACCATCCCCCGCATGTTCTCCGCCATGTACCAGGCCCCCGGCATCGGGCTGGCGGCCCCGCAGGTGGGGCTGAGCCTGCGCTTCGCCATTGTGGACGTGTCAGACAGGGATGAAGGCCGCAACCCGATCGTGCTGATCAACCCCGAAGTCATAGCCGAGACCGACGGCATGGCCGCGCGTGAGGAAGGCTGCCTGTCCCTGCCCAACCAGTATGCCGAGGTCATCCGCCCCGAGGCCGTGCGCGTGCGCTACCAGGACATGGAAGGGAAGCGGCAGGAACTGGAGGCCGATGGCCTGCTGGCCACCTGCCTGCAACATGAGATCGACCATCTGGAGGGCATCCTGTTCGTCGATCACCTGTCCACGCTCAAGCGCAACATGATCATGCGCCGGCTGGCCAAGGAACAGCGCCAGAAGCACTGA
- a CDS encoding Hsp20 family protein, with protein sequence MFLGFDHLEQMLERASKNASDGYPPYNIEQVSPTTLRITLAVAGFVMEDLHITQEDNQLVIRGRQSDDGQGRIFLHRGIAARQFQKAFVLAEGIEVGGAWLDNGLLHIELQRPQPEVRVRKIEITRPPTAPSHERVPPVVDVPAGRKQRVVRVIDEE encoded by the coding sequence ATGTTTCTGGGGTTCGACCATCTGGAGCAGATGCTGGAACGCGCATCAAAAAATGCGTCGGACGGGTATCCGCCCTATAACATAGAGCAGGTCAGCCCAACGACGCTGCGCATCACGCTGGCCGTGGCCGGGTTCGTGATGGAAGACCTGCACATCACGCAGGAAGACAACCAGCTCGTCATTCGCGGGCGGCAGAGTGATGACGGTCAGGGCCGCATTTTCCTGCACCGTGGCATAGCGGCGCGCCAGTTCCAGAAGGCCTTTGTCCTGGCCGAGGGAATCGAGGTTGGTGGCGCGTGGCTTGACAACGGGCTGCTGCATATCGAACTCCAGCGCCCGCAGCCTGAAGTACGTGTACGCAAGATCGAGATCACCCGCCCCCCCACCGCGCCGTCGCATGAACGTGTGCCGCCGGTGGTGGATGTGCCCGCCGGGCGCAAGCAACGTGTCGTGAGGGTGATTGACGAGGAGTGA
- a CDS encoding DUF1150 family protein: MRVTTQNGRVLLHNEPETPVGSPHEISIGELRGLGVESVAYIRAVKVDGANAFTIHAADGTPMAVTDDRDAAINAILSHEMIPVPLH; this comes from the coding sequence ATGAGAGTTACAACACAGAATGGTCGGGTACTGCTGCATAACGAACCGGAAACGCCGGTCGGCAGCCCGCATGAAATCAGCATCGGTGAACTGCGTGGCCTGGGTGTGGAATCGGTGGCCTATATCCGGGCGGTCAAGGTCGATGGTGCGAACGCATTCACCATCCACGCGGCCGATGGCACGCCCATGGCCGTAACCGACGACCGGGATGCGGCGATCAACGCCATCCTCAGCCATGAGATGATACCGGTCCCCCTCCACTGA
- the hpf gene encoding ribosome hibernation-promoting factor, HPF/YfiA family — MHISVAGKQIDLSDALKHRVSAHLDRISEKYFGQAMEARVTFSRARSFFTCDINIHATRGLTLRGEGEAADAHAAFDDAAEHIARRLRRYHRKATNHGHLKARQQVPEIGRGYVLRPGMPQDGAMDAAAIDGEAPLEEEEASLPATGPYATIIAEHPTEIPTLSVSEAVMRLDLADSQIQLFRDSTTDTVNVLYRRPDGNIGWLDPTARPHN, encoded by the coding sequence ATGCACATCAGTGTTGCCGGAAAGCAGATCGACCTGTCCGATGCCCTGAAACACCGGGTCAGCGCCCATCTGGACCGTATTTCGGAAAAGTATTTCGGGCAGGCGATGGAAGCGCGCGTCACCTTCAGCCGCGCCCGTTCGTTTTTTACCTGTGACATCAATATCCACGCCACGCGCGGGCTGACCCTGCGCGGTGAGGGCGAGGCCGCCGACGCCCATGCCGCCTTTGACGACGCGGCGGAACACATCGCCCGCCGCCTGCGCCGCTACCACCGCAAGGCCACCAACCATGGCCACCTCAAGGCCCGGCAGCAGGTGCCTGAAATAGGTCGCGGCTATGTCCTGCGCCCCGGCATGCCACAGGACGGCGCGATGGACGCCGCCGCCATCGACGGGGAAGCCCCGCTTGAGGAGGAAGAGGCCTCGCTGCCCGCAACCGGCCCCTACGCCACCATCATTGCCGAACACCCCACCGAAATTCCCACGCTGAGCGTGAGCGAGGCGGTGATGCGCCTTGATCTGGCGGACAGTCAGATCCAGCTTTTCCGCGACAGCACGACCGATACGGTCAATGTCCTCTACCGCAGGCCGGACGGGAATATCGGCTGGCTCGATCCCACGGCCAGACCGCATAACTGA
- the lptB gene encoding LPS export ABC transporter ATP-binding protein produces the protein MNITAPAGDPEATDQQVVPPSTGLIASGIGKSYKKRQVVRDVSLQVQRGEAVALLGPNGAGKTTSFYMIVGLVRPDMGTITLDGADITQLPMYRRARMGIGYLPQESSIFRGLNVEQNIMAALEIVESDPDRRQTMLDGLLGEFGITRLRHSPSLALSGGERRRLEIARALASQPHYVLLDEPLAGIDPIAVGEIRDLVAHLKDRGIGVLITDHNVRETLEVIDRAYIMHSGQVLTEGRPEEIVANEDVRRVYLGEKFTL, from the coding sequence ATGAACATCACAGCCCCCGCAGGCGACCCCGAAGCCACCGACCAGCAGGTCGTTCCCCCCTCCACCGGACTGATCGCAAGCGGTATCGGCAAGAGCTACAAGAAACGGCAGGTCGTGCGCGATGTCTCGCTGCAGGTGCAGCGTGGCGAGGCCGTGGCCCTGCTCGGCCCGAACGGCGCGGGCAAGACGACCAGCTTCTACATGATCGTGGGGCTGGTACGGCCCGACATGGGCACCATCACCCTTGATGGCGCGGACATCACCCAGTTGCCCATGTACCGCCGCGCACGCATGGGCATTGGCTACCTGCCGCAGGAATCGAGTATTTTCCGTGGTCTGAATGTCGAGCAGAACATCATGGCCGCCCTTGAGATCGTCGAATCCGACCCCGACCGGCGGCAGACCATGCTCGATGGCCTGCTGGGGGAGTTCGGCATTACCCGGCTGCGCCATTCGCCCTCGCTCGCGCTGTCGGGTGGTGAGCGCAGGCGGCTGGAAATCGCCCGCGCGCTGGCCAGCCAGCCGCATTATGTGCTGCTTGATGAACCGCTGGCCGGTATCGACCCCATCGCGGTGGGGGAAATCCGTGATCTCGTCGCCCACCTGAAGGACCGGGGCATCGGCGTGCTGATTACCGACCATAACGTGCGCGAGACGCTGGAAGTGATCGACCGGGCCTACATCATGCATAGCGGGCAGGTGCTGACGGAGGGACGGCCCGAGGAAATCGTGGCGAACGAGGATGTCCGCCGCGTCTATCTTGGCGAAAAATTTACCCTTTAG
- a CDS encoding LptA/OstA family protein, producing MARVTLHLPLGGIVLGLVAAGPAMAQGLDMSQGQQINVTAAGGFNWDQNAQTVTAYDQAQATRGDLTVRADRLVAYYRKKEAAAPTASAQSTTPAAQPPGSDAPLSAHLGIAPPIETRRPHIVEDTAQPAGTPTPPQPNGPPAAGAAASPTDPDVDTSLATSSDVLPQDLPIPDTAAPRGAPGGDAAAGADANNGGAPGSGGSGGASEVYRLEATGHVHAFNTNDQAWGDHAVYDMDQAILVMTGQHLKMTAPQDILTARDVLEYHSHEHMSVARGDATLTTNDGRQIRADVLVGYDKPKAQRDHPHETRAAATTAPGTVPDASVPDTAPAHPAGAVAASPAANDRPAPGAGTMDHVNAFGHIVIRTRTETVTGDRGVYVPDTGIARLVGNVHITRGENQVSGAAAIVNMHTDIATLTDSPGSRVSGLVIPNQASKGDKGSAK from the coding sequence ATGGCGCGCGTAACCCTTCACCTGCCATTGGGCGGCATCGTGCTCGGACTGGTCGCGGCGGGACCGGCCATGGCGCAGGGGCTGGACATGTCCCAGGGGCAGCAGATCAACGTCACCGCCGCCGGTGGCTTCAACTGGGACCAGAACGCGCAGACCGTCACCGCCTACGACCAGGCGCAGGCCACGCGCGGCGATCTGACCGTACGCGCGGACCGTCTGGTCGCCTATTACCGTAAAAAGGAAGCGGCGGCCCCAACGGCTTCGGCGCAGTCCACGACGCCCGCGGCGCAGCCACCAGGTTCCGACGCCCCGCTTTCCGCCCATCTGGGCATCGCCCCGCCGATCGAAACCCGCCGCCCCCATATCGTGGAGGACACGGCGCAGCCCGCGGGCACGCCCACGCCCCCCCAGCCCAACGGGCCGCCCGCCGCCGGCGCGGCCGCGTCGCCCACCGACCCGGATGTGGATACCAGCCTCGCCACGTCATCGGACGTGCTGCCGCAGGATCTGCCCATACCCGACACCGCCGCCCCCAGGGGCGCGCCCGGCGGTGACGCAGCGGCGGGCGCGGATGCGAATAATGGCGGCGCGCCGGGTTCCGGCGGCTCGGGCGGGGCGAGCGAGGTCTATCGCCTTGAAGCCACGGGCCATGTCCATGCCTTCAACACCAACGACCAGGCATGGGGCGACCATGCGGTGTACGATATGGACCAGGCCATTCTGGTCATGACCGGCCAGCACCTGAAAATGACCGCGCCACAGGATATCCTGACCGCGCGCGACGTGCTGGAATACCATTCGCACGAACACATGTCCGTCGCCCGTGGCGATGCGACCCTGACCACCAATGACGGGCGGCAGATCCGTGCCGATGTTCTTGTCGGCTACGACAAGCCCAAGGCCCAGCGCGACCACCCCCACGAAACCCGCGCCGCCGCCACCACCGCCCCCGGCACGGTGCCCGACGCCTCCGTGCCCGATACGGCACCGGCCCACCCTGCCGGGGCCGTCGCCGCTTCCCCCGCGGCAAATGACAGGCCCGCCCCCGGCGCGGGCACGATGGACCATGTAAATGCGTTCGGCCATATCGTGATCCGCACCCGCACCGAAACCGTGACGGGCGACCGGGGTGTCTATGTGCCGGACACGGGCATTGCCCGGCTGGTGGGCAACGTGCATATCACGCGTGGGGAAAATCAGGTCAGTGGCGCGGCGGCCATTGTGAACATGCACACCGATATCGCCACATTGACGGATAGCCCCGGCTCACGGGTCAGTGGTCTGGTCATACCGAACCAGGCCAGCAAAGGTGACAAGGGATCAGCAAAATGA
- the lptC gene encoding LPS export ABC transporter periplasmic protein LptC yields MTERPEDRESDPNPIQREDYSRSAADIERQRSIFNLSDRARLLPDAESLARRQTILRSAKWMLPLLALVLLGSIAAWPAVERAVIMHTGTMAQMSHVRVKSGSMLNPTYRGLDDHGHPYMITADEARQVPPERIDLTNAAADILLDNRNWMYVTARDGVYIQHSQMLDVTHDVTLYRTDGTILLSPSADIDMRHNIIVSDSWIHAEGPVGVLDAAGCMLDTRAGIMMFRGPGRMVLNAAERAN; encoded by the coding sequence ATGACCGAACGGCCTGAAGACAGGGAAAGCGATCCCAACCCGATCCAGCGCGAGGACTACAGCCGCAGCGCCGCCGATATCGAGCGCCAGCGCAGCATATTCAACCTGTCCGACCGCGCGCGCCTGCTGCCCGATGCCGAATCCCTCGCGCGGCGGCAGACGATCCTGCGTTCGGCCAAATGGATGCTGCCGCTTCTGGCGCTTGTCCTGCTTGGCTCCATCGCCGCCTGGCCCGCTGTCGAGCGCGCGGTGATCATGCATACCGGCACCATGGCGCAGATGAGCCATGTGCGCGTGAAAAGCGGCAGCATGCTCAACCCCACCTATCGCGGGCTGGACGACCACGGCCATCCCTACATGATCACGGCCGATGAGGCGCGCCAGGTCCCCCCCGAACGGATCGACCTGACCAACGCGGCGGCGGACATATTGCTCGACAACCGGAACTGGATGTATGTCACGGCACGCGATGGCGTGTATATCCAGCACAGCCAGATGCTGGACGTGACGCATGATGTGACACTCTATCGCACCGATGGGACCATCCTGCTCAGCCCCAGCGCGGATATCGACATGCGCCACAACATCATCGTGTCCGATAGCTGGATACATGCCGAAGGGCCGGTGGGCGTGCTGGACGCGGCGGGCTGCATGCTGGACACGCGCGCCGGAATCATGATGTTTCGCGGCCCCGGCCGCATGGTCCTCAACGCAGCGGAAAGAGCGAACTAG
- a CDS encoding SIS domain-containing protein, with the protein MNSSLSPSFTAMNGASEAQSRAHMLQQACNVLRTESAGLQAMITALESAGPDAADGLGPAFVMAVERILSGHMRVVVTGIGKSGHIGRKIQATLASTGTPSIFVHPAEASHGDLGMLQKGDAVLAISNSGETAELADIISHARRFGLLLIAMTSRMESTLARTADIVLPLPRAPEACPIGLAPTTSSTMQLALGDALAIVLLQRRGFNANDFGVFHPGGRLGTQLRRVHELMHHGKRMPLGHPAMPLRQVIMEMTRKTFGCMGVVDESNRLIGLITDRDLRLALEQDLENTCAADIMNTAPQTIGPDVLAAEALRIMNDRPRPISSIFALDEEGHPVGIVHLHDLLRAGVA; encoded by the coding sequence ATGAACAGCAGCCTCTCACCCTCCTTCACGGCCATGAACGGCGCAAGCGAAGCCCAGTCGCGCGCCCACATGCTGCAACAGGCATGCAACGTGCTGCGCACCGAATCCGCGGGGCTTCAGGCCATGATCACGGCGCTGGAAAGCGCCGGGCCGGATGCGGCCGACGGGCTGGGGCCTGCCTTTGTCATGGCGGTGGAGCGCATCCTGTCGGGCCACATGCGGGTGGTGGTGACGGGGATTGGCAAGTCCGGCCATATCGGGCGCAAGATCCAGGCGACGCTGGCCTCCACCGGCACGCCGTCCATTTTCGTGCATCCGGCCGAAGCCTCGCACGGGGATCTGGGCATGCTGCAAAAAGGCGACGCCGTACTCGCCATTTCCAATTCCGGGGAGACGGCGGAACTGGCCGACATCATCTCCCACGCGCGCCGCTTCGGGCTGCTGCTCATCGCCATGACCTCGCGCATGGAATCCACGCTGGCCCGCACGGCGGATATCGTGCTGCCCCTGCCCCGCGCGCCCGAAGCCTGCCCCATCGGCCTTGCCCCCACCACAAGTTCCACCATGCAGCTTGCGCTGGGGGATGCGCTGGCCATCGTGCTGTTGCAGCGCCGGGGGTTCAACGCCAATGATTTTGGCGTGTTCCATCCCGGTGGCCGGCTGGGCACGCAGTTGCGGCGCGTGCATGAACTCATGCATCACGGCAAGCGCATGCCGCTGGGCCACCCCGCCATGCCGCTGCGGCAGGTCATCATGGAAATGACGCGCAAGACCTTTGGCTGCATGGGCGTGGTGGATGAAAGCAACCGGCTGATCGGCCTGATCACGGACCGTGACCTCCGCCTCGCCCTGGAGCAGGATCTGGAAAACACCTGTGCGGCGGACATCATGAACACGGCCCCGCAGACCATCGGGCCGGATGTGCTGGCGGCCGAGGCCCTGCGCATCATGAATGACCGACCGCGCCCGATCTCCAGCATCTTCGCGCTGGATGAGGAAGGGCACCCGGTCGGTATCGTGCATCTGCACGACCTGCTGCGCGCCGGCGTTGCATGA
- a CDS encoding ribonuclease D produces MAASPTSDRIHFHRGDLPADVTFSGAVAVDTETMGLNPHRDRLCLVQLSGGDGHAHVVQMPAGVTAGDCPHLVHVLTRPDLTKLMHFARFDVAILQYTLDITVAPVICTKIASKLVRTYTDRHGLAHLCRELVGVELSKQQQCSDWGAPDLTPEQLAYAASDVLYLHALWEKLEALLHREGRRELAQACYDFMPARARLDILGYGEPDIFAHRAA; encoded by the coding sequence ATGGCTGCAAGCCCGACATCCGACCGCATCCATTTCCATCGCGGCGATCTGCCCGCCGATGTGACCTTTTCCGGTGCGGTCGCTGTTGATACGGAAACGATGGGCCTGAACCCGCATCGCGACCGGCTGTGCCTGGTCCAGCTTTCCGGCGGGGACGGCCATGCCCATGTGGTCCAGATGCCCGCTGGCGTCACGGCGGGGGACTGCCCCCATCTGGTACACGTGCTGACCCGTCCCGACCTGACCAAGCTCATGCATTTCGCCCGCTTCGACGTGGCGATCCTGCAATACACGCTGGATATTACCGTGGCCCCGGTCATCTGCACCAAGATCGCCTCCAAGCTGGTACGCACCTATACCGACCGCCACGGGCTGGCCCATCTGTGCCGGGAACTGGTCGGGGTGGAACTGAGCAAGCAGCAGCAATGTTCCGACTGGGGCGCGCCGGACCTGACACCCGAACAACTGGCCTATGCCGCATCCGACGTGCTGTATCTGCACGCCCTGTGGGAAAAGCTGGAGGCACTCCTGCACCGCGAGGGACGGCGCGAACTGGCCCAGGCCTGTTACGATTTCATGCCCGCCCGCGCGCGCCTTGATATCCTTGGATACGGGGAACCCGATATCTTCGCGCACCGGGCCGCCTGA
- a CDS encoding complex I NDUFA9 subunit family protein has product MTRRVATVFGGSGFVGQPVVGRLARAGYVVRVAGRRATMAAQLRMLGDVGQVVPVVASVTDEAACVAAIEGSHLVINLVGILSPRGAATFEAIHVQGAGRIARLCAASGVERLIHVSALGAQPDSPSAYARSKAAGEAIVSQYMPEAVIVRPSLIFGQGGSFPNMFARMARLLPVMPVFAPATRFQPVWVGDVAEGIFRLAGHDDVAGAIFEFGGPQVLTMREIVAWAMRWGGHLRPLFAVPRWLANLQAGVLEHLPGRMLTRDQVRLLYVDNVVAPGARTIEMLGITPAPLDLILTDAP; this is encoded by the coding sequence ATGACGCGCAGGGTGGCGACGGTTTTTGGCGGGAGCGGGTTTGTGGGGCAGCCCGTGGTCGGGCGGCTGGCGCGCGCGGGCTACGTGGTGCGCGTGGCGGGGCGCAGGGCCACCATGGCGGCGCAACTGCGCATGCTGGGCGATGTGGGGCAGGTGGTGCCGGTGGTGGCGTCCGTGACGGATGAGGCGGCCTGCGTCGCCGCGATCGAGGGGAGCCACCTTGTCATCAACCTCGTGGGCATCCTCTCGCCCCGTGGCGCGGCCACGTTCGAAGCGATCCACGTGCAGGGGGCCGGGCGGATCGCGCGGCTGTGCGCGGCGTCGGGGGTGGAGCGGCTCATCCATGTCTCCGCGCTGGGCGCGCAGCCGGACAGCCCTTCGGCCTATGCCCGCAGCAAGGCGGCGGGCGAGGCCATTGTCAGCCAGTACATGCCCGAGGCGGTGATCGTGCGGCCGTCGCTCATATTCGGTCAGGGCGGTTCCTTTCCCAACATGTTCGCGCGCATGGCCCGGCTGCTGCCGGTCATGCCGGTCTTCGCCCCCGCTACCCGCTTCCAGCCGGTATGGGTGGGGGATGTGGCGGAGGGGATTTTCCGTCTCGCCGGGCATGACGACGTGGCGGGCGCCATTTTTGAATTCGGTGGTCCGCAGGTACTGACCATGCGCGAGATCGTGGCGTGGGCCATGCGGTGGGGCGGGCATCTGCGGCCACTTTTCGCGGTGCCGCGCTGGCTGGCCAACCTTCAGGCCGGGGTGCTGGAGCACCTGCCCGGCAGGATGCTGACCCGCGACCAGGTGCGCCTGCTCTATGTCGATAATGTCGTAGCCCCCGGCGCGCGCACGATCGAGATGCTGGGGATCACGCCCGCCCCCCTGGATCTGATCCTGACGGACGCGCCCTAG
- a CDS encoding NAD(P)-dependent oxidoreductase, with the protein MAERMLKFVSVAQEQPDKRPAEARRRDFNEIYAPFATEMAEKQSSRCSQCGVPFCSVHCPLGNNIPDWLMMTAAGRLEEAYEISSATNTFPEICGRICPQDRLCEGNCVIEEGFESVTIGAVERYITDNAFDNGWVKPVVPVSERTQSVGIIGAGPGGLAAAVQLREMGYQVHVYDRYDRIGGLLMYGIPGFKLEKDIVLRRHRLLLDSGVTFHLGKDVGDTDGADTIAFSTLRARHDGVLVATGVYKSRDIGGPGAGQGGIVRALDYLTASNRVSLGDSVAEYDSGELNATGKSVVVIGGGDTAMDCVRTAIRQGAKSVKCLYRRDRANMPGSVREVKNAEEEGVEFVWLAAPLAFEGDGTVTGVRASRMKLGLPDASGRQSVEPVENSTFTLEADLVVKALGFDPEPLATLWGQPELEVSRWGTLMVDRRTFMTSLPGVFAAGDIVRGASLVVWAIRDGRDAAAQMHRWLEEMMAAQAEVAE; encoded by the coding sequence ATGGCCGAGCGCATGCTGAAATTCGTCTCTGTGGCGCAGGAGCAGCCGGACAAACGGCCTGCCGAGGCGCGCCGCAGGGACTTTAACGAGATTTACGCGCCCTTCGCCACGGAAATGGCGGAAAAGCAGTCCTCGCGCTGTTCGCAGTGCGGCGTGCCGTTCTGTTCGGTGCACTGCCCGCTGGGCAACAACATCCCCGACTGGCTGATGATGACGGCGGCGGGCCGGCTGGAGGAAGCCTATGAGATTTCCTCCGCCACCAACACTTTCCCCGAGATTTGTGGCCGCATCTGCCCGCAGGACCGCCTGTGCGAAGGCAACTGCGTGATCGAGGAGGGATTCGAGAGCGTGACCATCGGCGCGGTGGAACGCTACATCACCGACAACGCGTTCGATAACGGCTGGGTCAAGCCGGTCGTGCCCGTAAGCGAACGCACGCAGAGCGTCGGCATTATCGGCGCCGGCCCCGGCGGGCTCGCGGCGGCGGTGCAACTGCGCGAGATGGGCTACCAGGTCCATGTCTATGACCGCTACGACCGCATCGGCGGCCTGCTCATGTACGGCATTCCCGGCTTCAAGCTGGAAAAGGACATCGTGCTGCGGCGGCACAGGCTGCTGCTGGACTCGGGCGTCACCTTCCACCTGGGCAAGGATGTGGGCGATACGGACGGGGCGGACACCATCGCGTTCTCCACCCTGCGCGCGCGCCATGACGGCGTGCTGGTCGCGACGGGCGTGTACAAATCGCGCGACATTGGCGGCCCGGGCGCGGGGCAGGGCGGGATCGTGCGCGCGCTGGATTACCTGACCGCCTCCAACCGCGTCTCGCTGGGTGACAGCGTGGCCGAATATGACAGCGGTGAACTGAACGCCACGGGCAAGTCGGTCGTGGTGATCGGGGGCGGCGATACGGCCATGGACTGCGTGCGCACCGCCATCCGGCAGGGCGCCAAGTCGGTCAAATGCCTGTACCGCCGTGACCGCGCCAACATGCCCGGTTCCGTGCGTGAGGTGAAGAACGCCGAGGAGGAAGGGGTCGAGTTCGTGTGGCTCGCCGCCCCCCTGGCGTTCGAGGGCGACGGCACGGTAACCGGCGTGCGCGCCAGCCGCATGAAGCTGGGCCTGCCCGACGCCAGCGGCCGCCAGTCGGTCGAGCCGGTAGAGAACAGCACCTTCACGCTGGAGGCCGACCTGGTGGTCAAGGCGCTGGGCTTCGACCCCGAACCACTGGCCACGCTGTGGGGGCAGCCGGAGCTGGAGGTCTCGCGCTGGGGCACGCTCATGGTTGACCGCAGGACATTCATGACCAGCCTGCCGGGCGTGTTCGCGGCGGGCGATATCGTGCGCGGGGCCAGCCTTGTGGTGTGGGCGATCCGTGACGGACGGGATGCGGCGGCGCAGATGCACCGCTGGCTTGAGGAAATGATGGCGGCGCAGGCCGAGGTGGCGGAGTAA